Proteins from a genomic interval of Quercus lobata isolate SW786 chromosome 11, ValleyOak3.0 Primary Assembly, whole genome shotgun sequence:
- the LOC115968278 gene encoding inter alpha-trypsin inhibitor, heavy chain 4 isoform X3: protein MLVLLGYKQCSYFFCVVADVLGKSYHTQLIATEDIDGTAKTARAGDCGFLKPHIFTLTIPQVDGGSNLSIKISWSQKLLYSDGELFLNVPFTFPEYVTPLLKKLPKKEKIQLNANAGTGTQVLCKKISHPLKEIRRKVGNLGFLYESEVLSWSSTDFSFSYTVSSSHIFGSVLLQSPSLDDNDQREIFCVYLFPGNQKSRKVFRKDIVFIVDISGSMRGKPIDDTKDALFAALSKLDPEDSFSIIAFNGETYLFSTSLELATKEAVERAIQWIIVNFVAGGATNILLPLNTAMEMLSNVQGSVPIIFLVTDGAVEDERHICDTMKNYLRDGRPICPRIFTFGIGSFCNHYFLRMLATIGRGQYDAAYDIDSVEFRMQKLFTRALSPIFANITLDILDDLNEVEVYPFHIPDLSSESPLTVSGRYQGNFPDTIEAKGVLADLSNYMIELKVEKAKDIPIDRVFAKEQIELLTAQAWLSENKQLEEKVAKMSIQTAVASEYTHMVLCEMVGGKTAKESFGVKEKTVDPKGQKMIILGNLCVGFGNLIATADNIPPGSEESKLPEAAEIFIKATSNCCASLCSHCCCMCGIQFCSQMNNQCAIVFTQLCTALACIGCFECCATVCCSGSDGR from the exons GTGTTGTGGCTGATGTGCTTGGAAAGTCATACCATACTCAACTCATTGCAACGGAAGACATAGATGGGACAGCAAAAACAGCTCGAGCCGGTGATTGTGGCTTTTTAAAACCCCACATATTTACCCTAACAATTCCACAG GTTGATGGGGGCTCCAatctatcaataaaaattagttgGTCTCAGAAACTTTTATATAGTGACGGGGAGTTGTTCTTGAATGTACCATTTACTTTCCCCGAGTATGTCACTCCTCTTCTAAAGAAACttccaaaaaaagagaagataCAACTAAATGCGAATGCTGGTACTGGAACTCAAGTTTTGTGCAAGAAAATTAGTCATCCTTTAAAG GAAATAAGGCGCAAGGTAGGAAACTTGGGCTTCTTATATGAATCAGAAGTTCTCTCATGGTCAAGTACTGATTTTAGTTTCTCCTACACT GTCTCTTCAAGTCATATATTTGGCAGTGTGCTCTTGCAATCTCCGTCTTTGGATGACAATGATCAAAGAGAGATATTTTGTGTCTATCTTTTTCCGGGAAATCAGAAAAGTAGGAAG GTGTTCAGAAAGGATatagtttttattgttgatataaGTGGAAGCATGCGGGGAAAGCCAATTGATGATACAAAGGATGCACTATTTGCGGCCCTGTCTAAGCTTGATCCAGAGGATTCATTTAGCATTATAGCTTTTAATGGAGAGACTTATCTGTTTTCAACATCACTGGAATTGGCAACCAAGGAAGCTGTTGAAAGGGCCATTCAATGGATAATTGTGAACTTTGTAGCTGGGGGTGCTACAAACATTTTACTTCCCCTGAACACG GCAATGGAGATGCTATCCAATGTCCAGGGTTCAGTTCCCATCATTTTTCTAGTTACTGATGGGGCTGTAGAGGATGAGAGACATATTTGTGATACAATGAAAAATTATCTAAGAGATGGAAGACCAATATGTCCACGAATTTTCACTTTTGGAATAG GTTCATTCTGCAACCATTATTTCCTGCGAATGCTTGCAACAATTGGCAGGGGCCAATATGATGCTGCTTATGATATAG ATTCTGTTGAATTCCGAATGCAAAAATTGTTTACCAGAGCTTTGTCTCCCATTTTTGCAAATATAACTCTGGACATTTTGGATGATCTCAATGAAGTTGAG GTGTACCCTTTTCATATTCCAGATCTTTCGTCTGAGAGTCCATTGACTGTATCTGGAAGATACCAGGGAAATTTTCCTGACACTATTGAAGCTAAAGGTGTCTTGGCTGATTTGAGTAATTATATGATAGAATTGAAAGTAGAAAAAGCAAAGGACATACCTATTGACAGG gtgtttgcaaaagaacagaTAGAACTACTTACAGCTCAGGCGTGGCTTTCAGAAAATAAACAGCTTGAGGAAAAG GTTGCGAAAATGAGCATACAGACTGCTGTTGCGTCTGAATATACCCATATGGTCCTATGTGAGATGGTAGGAGGAAAGACAGCCAAAGAATCATTTGGGGTAAAAGAG AAAACTGTAGACCCTAAAGGCCAGAAAATGATAATCCTGGGAAACCTTTGCGTTGGCTTTGGCAACTTGATTGCAACTGCTGATAATATACCTCCAGGATCTGAAGAATCAAAATTACCTGAAGCAGCTGAAATATTCATCAAGGCAACTTCAAATTGTTGTGCCAGTTTGTGTAGTCACTGCTGTTGCATGTGTGGCATCCAGTTTTGTTCCCAGATGAATAACCAATGTGCAATCGTGTTCACGCAGCTTTGTACTGCTCTAGCGTGTATTGGCTGCTTTGAGTGTTGTGCAACTGTTTGCTGTTCTGGAAGTGATGGACGATAA